Proteins encoded in a region of the Wenzhouxiangella sp. XN201 genome:
- the asnB gene encoding asparagine synthase B: MCSILGLFEIPAGRTGLRGLALEASRRQRHRGPDWSGIYVHDRAVIAHERLAIVDVDSGAQPILSPDEKQVLGVNGEIYNHRQLRTDCGDYDFRTGSDCEVILALYQRFGTDFLNRLNGIFAFVLYDEDKDRYLIARDPLGVMPLYHGRDEDGMLWVASELKAIEPWCRQVEAFPPGHLLDSAEGVIRRWYEPAWRDFGNASQPADPIRLRQSLEDAIHRQMMGDVPYGVLLSGGLDSSLIAAITKHYADRRVESDDTEAAWWPRLHSFAIGLEGSPDLAAARIAAEAIGTQHHEFHYTIQEGLDALDDVIAHIETYDVTTVRASTPMFLLARRIKAMGIKMVLSGEGADEIFGGYLYFHKAPNAQAFHAETVRKLDKLHQFDCLRANKAMAAWGVEARVPFLDLEFLDVAMSIDPAAKMPGPDRPEKAILREAGADLLPDEILWRQKEQFSDGVGYGWIDALKARAEETVSDRELAEATRRFPINPPATKEACLYRRLFERHFPSPAAAATVPGGPSVACSTPEALAWDENFANTADPSGRAVKGVHQDAY; this comes from the coding sequence GTGTGCTCGATTCTCGGGCTATTCGAGATCCCCGCAGGTCGCACCGGCCTGCGGGGTCTTGCCTTGGAGGCCTCGCGTAGACAACGCCATCGCGGGCCCGACTGGAGCGGCATCTACGTCCACGACCGGGCGGTCATCGCCCATGAGCGCCTGGCCATCGTCGATGTCGACTCCGGCGCCCAACCCATTCTCTCGCCAGACGAAAAGCAGGTGCTGGGCGTCAACGGCGAAATCTACAACCACCGCCAGCTGCGAACCGACTGCGGCGACTATGACTTTCGCACCGGCTCCGACTGCGAAGTCATCCTCGCTCTCTACCAACGCTTCGGCACCGACTTCCTGAACCGCCTCAACGGCATCTTCGCCTTCGTCCTCTACGACGAGGACAAGGACCGTTACCTGATTGCCCGCGACCCGCTCGGTGTCATGCCGCTCTACCACGGCCGCGACGAGGACGGCATGCTCTGGGTCGCCTCCGAACTGAAGGCCATCGAACCCTGGTGCAGACAGGTCGAGGCCTTTCCGCCGGGCCACCTGCTCGATTCCGCCGAAGGAGTAATCCGCCGCTGGTACGAGCCGGCCTGGCGCGATTTCGGCAATGCGAGTCAGCCGGCCGACCCTATCCGACTGCGCCAATCGCTGGAAGACGCGATCCACCGCCAGATGATGGGCGACGTGCCCTATGGCGTGCTGCTTTCCGGCGGCCTGGATTCCTCGCTGATCGCCGCAATCACCAAGCACTATGCAGACCGCCGCGTCGAGTCGGACGACACCGAGGCCGCCTGGTGGCCCCGACTGCACTCTTTCGCCATCGGCCTGGAAGGCTCACCCGACCTGGCTGCCGCGCGCATTGCCGCAGAGGCCATCGGAACCCAGCATCACGAATTCCACTACACCATCCAGGAAGGCCTTGATGCGCTGGACGACGTCATCGCCCACATCGAGACCTACGACGTCACCACCGTGCGGGCGTCGACCCCGATGTTCCTGCTGGCACGTCGCATCAAGGCCATGGGCATCAAGATGGTGCTCTCCGGGGAGGGTGCCGACGAAATCTTCGGCGGTTACCTGTATTTTCACAAGGCACCGAATGCGCAGGCCTTCCACGCCGAAACCGTCCGCAAGCTCGACAAGCTGCACCAGTTCGACTGCCTGCGCGCCAACAAGGCGATGGCTGCCTGGGGCGTGGAGGCGCGCGTCCCCTTCCTGGATCTCGAATTCCTCGACGTGGCCATGTCGATCGACCCGGCCGCCAAGATGCCGGGCCCGGACCGACCCGAAAAGGCCATCCTGCGCGAGGCCGGCGCTGACCTGCTGCCCGACGAGATTCTCTGGCGCCAGAAAGAGCAGTTTTCCGATGGGGTTGGCTACGGCTGGATCGACGCGCTCAAGGCCCGCGCCGAAGAAACAGTCAGCGACCGCGAACTGGCCGAGGCCACTCGTCGTTTCCCGATCAATCCACCGGCGACGAAGGAAGCCTGTCTCTACCGACGACTGTTCGAACGCCATTTCCCCTCGCCGGCTGCGGCCGCCACGGTACCCGGCGGGCCGTCGGTCGCCTGCTCCACGCCCGAGGCGCTGGCGTGGGATGAGAACTTTGCCAATACGGCTGATCCTTCGGGAAGAGCGGTGAAGGGAGTGCATCAGGATGCCTACTAG